ATAAAAGTTATACGCTGCCGTATTGGCCGTGTTGACCTCGAGCTCGATGCGCTCGATCTCAAGCCCCACAAAATGTTCGACGATCATCGCCAGCAATTGCTGGGCCAGCCCCTGGCGGCGAAATTCGTCGTCGATGTCGATAGTGACCAGGTGGCCGGTCGACTTGGAACGGAGCGCAATGGCGAACGCGATCAGCCGATTGTCGCGCAGCAGCAGCGGCGCGTAGGCTTTGCTGTCGACCAGCAGTCCGAAGAACGTAGCGTGGTCGTAGGCAATGCCCGGCTCGAAACAGCGCGCGTCGAGCTCGACCAGCGCGTCGAGATCGTTCAGCGCGGCCCCGCGCACTTCCAGCGTCATCTTCCCCGGCGTTCCGGGAGCAACCGCCCCGGCGTGTTTGACTTCACCGGCCATCATATTCTCTTGGTTATTTGTTCTCGGGATCGAGTATCTGATCGAGCCCCTGGTTGAAATCCTGGCGCTCTTCATCGGTGACCTCGGTCGGGGTCGGCTCGGCCGTCTGCGTCTGCGTGGTCTGGGAATCGACGATCTGGTGCAGGCTGCGGCTGAGCCCG
The Candidatus Alcyoniella australis DNA segment above includes these coding regions:
- a CDS encoding GNAT family N-acetyltransferase, encoding MAGEVKHAGAVAPGTPGKMTLEVRGAALNDLDALVELDARCFEPGIAYDHATFFGLLVDSKAYAPLLLRDNRLIAFAIALRSKSTGHLVTIDIDDEFRRQGLAQQLLAMIVEHFVGLEIERIELEVNTANTAAYNFYLKNGFTISHTERNYYGPGRDAYIMLKQLVKKSE